Part of the Kamptonema formosum PCC 6407 genome, AAGCCGTGCGGTTAGTGCAACAGGAAGCTGAGAAAAATTGGCTGGTAGTAGATGCGATTAAAACGCGAGCACAGGCAGAGGTACAGTCTGCTGGTGAAGTCAGCCGCGATACTTATCTAAAAGCGGTTCGGGAAGCACGAACAGCGGTAGAAGAAAATAAGTTGATTGAACGCGATCGCATTGAGCAAGCTGTCGAACAAATCCAAAGAGAAGCTGATAAAAACTGGCACGTTATTGTCAGCGAAATTGAGTCAATTGGTGTGAAACTCACTGATGCTGCTAGGTCGGCTTGGAATGCGCTAACAGCTTTTTTTGATAAGTCTAATCGTCATTAAAGGCAATCGCCACCTCCTTTTAGATTGACCGCAAAAGCTGGTTTACTTACAGGTTTTACCTAAGAGTAATCCAGTTTTTTAATGGCTAATTGTTAATCATAACACAATTAATCGTTAAACAAAGTTTAAAATGAATTTAATAATAAGCTGTTAAGCTTAGAAGCGCCTATACAGAAATGAGAGTGAAACTAATGGGTGCGTGGCGTTATTTACTACGAGGAATAATTTGCGGAATATTAAGTTTAGCAGCGATCGCATCAACGGCTTTAGGTGAAATTAAAGAACTCGACTTTACTATCAATTCTAATGGTAGCGAGTCCTTTGGCAGCTTAATTCAGCAAGCAGAAGAATATGCTAAAACTTCAATAGATCGGGAATTTAAAGCCGATCCGAATCTTACCGAAATTTCGATCGTCATTTTAATAGATCGGCAGAAGCAAGTAGTCCCAATTCTGCGGTCAAGGGTTTCGCGATCGCAGTGGCAGAGAGATACTCGCATTGACCAGTGGACTAGATATTTCGGCGATGCTAAAATCCTATTAGGTTTAAGAAATACTAATTTACCTCAAGCAAGTTTTCCAGCTTCCCAAACCAGCTTACCCTTCTCCGAACGACGGCGCTTGATAGAAAATGACCCTGGCTTTAGAGATGACTGATTGTGGCAAAAGCAGAAAGTATTTTTCAAAAATAAGGGGAAACATAGCATAAATTTAACACTTTAGATCGCGAAAGCTACTTTAGATAGATTATTCTTAGATTAAGAAACAGCCAATAAAGCTATACTATTCGATCGATATTTATTAACAATTGCATTAACGAACTTTAACTTGACAGGGGTATGTTCTATGGGAGAAATAAATATTAAAAACGTGAGTCAGGGCTAAAACAGTTTCATGTCACAAATTACTCGCAGGCAATTACTAATTTTCTTTGGAAGCAGTGCTGCCGCAAGCGTACTAGCGCCCCAACTAAGTCAAAAATTATTGGGCGACTCCGCCGTAGCTCAGGCTCAAGTTCCCCTGACCTTTACTCCAGTACGCCTACCCCACCCGCTCCCCATTTACCAAAAACGGTCGAGCTTCATACCAACAGGAATCGAGAAGGGCACGATCGCACCTGCCTCAGCAGATACCAAGCTGGTAAATTACACCGTTATGGATGACGTGATCGTACCGCCAGAGTACGAACGTTATGTAATAGTGCGTTGGGGCGATCGCGTCTTCCCCGATCGAGCCGACTACTTCGGCTACAACTGCGATTACACCGCCTTCATCCCCAATCGCGGCAGCGACAGCGACGGCTACCTCTGGGTCAATCACGAATACGTCTCCTACCCCATGTCCAAGGTAGCGCCAGCCGAGACAACGGAAGACCTCACAGCCTTCCCAACCACAGATCGCACCGTACTCGGTCTAGATTTATCTGTGAAAAATCGCGCCACCCTGGGCGAGTTCATGTACAACTTAGGCGGCTCCATCCTCCGAATTGTCAAAACCAGCGATCGCTTCCAAGTAGTCCCCAGTGACTCCAAAAACCGCCGCATTCACGGTCTTTCTGGCTTAGCCATCAACAGCCAGCGTTCTGACCAATATAAAAACGTCACATCTTGGGGCAACAGACAAGGCGACAATAACTTCTTATACGGCACTGGCCCCGCCGCTACCCAAGTTTTCGAGCAAGTCAACTCAGACGGCCTCGGCAACCGCATCATCGGCACCGCTTACAATTGCTCAGGCGGCACCACTCCTTGGGGAACCATTCTCTCTGGCGAAGAAAACTTTCAAGGTAGCGAACTATTTTTCGTCGGAGTTCAGGAAAACATCAAACCGAATGGCAGCCAGACAAGCTACATTAACGGCACGACAGGTTCAGAGTTCGGCTTAACCGGCGAAAAGTACGGCTGGATGGTCGAAGTCGATCCCGCTGAACCCAACTTCCGCCCCCGCAAACACACCTGGTTAGGGCGCTTCCGCCACGAAAACATTGCCATTCGCGCAGAAGCAGGGGGGCGGCTAGTCGCTTACATGGGAGACGATCGCCGAGGTGGCCACACCTGGAAATTTGTCAGCAATGGGACAATTGGAGATATCAACGACAAAAGTAACAGCGGCTTGTTTGAAAACGGGACGCTGTATGTAGCTCGTTACAACCGCGACTTTACAGGCGAATGGATTCCCTTAACCTTAAATGCTCGTACCAATCCGATCGCACCCTCAATTCTCGCTGAAGCTGAGATCGCAAGTCTCGGTCAAGCTCAAAGAAATGCTCCCTTCCGCTTACCAAAGCGCAAAGGAATTGCCGGTCAAACTGACGACGGCGGTTCCTTCGTGGTGGATACTACCAATGAAGCCAAAGTGCTGTCAGATTATCGCAATAAGACCCTCGCAGATTTCTACACCAGTCAAGGTGCAGTTTTAGTCGATGCCTTTTTAGCAGCCAATCTCATTGGTGGAACTCCCACAGCGCGGCCAGAGGATTTAGAAATTAACCCGCTGACTAAGGAAGTTTTCATTGCCTATACTGACGGCGCACCCGGAAGTGACGGCTATCCTGACTCCCGCATTTTTGTTGTCGCCAAGTACAACCGCAATGTCAACAGCGTCCAGCAGTCGGGAGGGCTTTACAAGATTATTGAAAACAGCGCTGATGGTACTGGTACAACTTTCCGCTGGCAACGGTTTGCCCAAGGTGGAGAAGCGGGGGCGAAAGATGGCGCTGGTTTCGCCAGTGTAGACAACATCCTTTTCGATCGCCAAGGAAACGTTTGGGGGGTCACGGATATGTCTACTGGTACTCACAACGGTTTTGATGTCGGTGCCGCTGGCAAGCCAAACTCCATCGATCACAGCAAGTCGGGGAATATAGCTGAGTTTACGGGAATTTTCGGCAACAACTGGCTGTTTATGATTCCCACTACAGGCGCGAATGCCGGAGAGGTGATTCCCTTTGCTTACGGGCCAAACCGCTGCGAGATGACTGGGCCAACTTTAGTTGGGAATACGCTGATCCTTGCAGTGCAGCATCCGGGAGAAGATTGCCCAATTGATGACGGAACTGTGTTGCAGCGATCGATCGAGATGCTGGATTTGAATGGGAGTTTGTTTACTCAGACGCGGGTAGTGTTGCGTGGTAGCAGTTGGCCGAGCAATATTGAGAAAGATGCTCGCCTTGTACCTCGGCCTTCTGTGGTTGGTATTCGTCGTGTTGATTCTAATAGCAGGTTTATCTAGAAGGTTGACAGTTTAGTTGAATAGGGGGCGGCAATGCTCATAGGTGTCAACTTAACGTCAAACCCTTAATCCGACAGGGTTAAAACCCCTGTCTCAAAGAGCAAGTCCTCTGAAGAGGACTAATACAGCGGATTCCAGGTTTATGAAGTACACCCCAGAAACCGGGTTTCTTCGCTTATTTATCGCCAGAAATCGGTTTTATTCAAGAAACCCGGTTTCTCTGTACCTCACTGACCTGGAAAGTGCTGTAAATTTAACAATTTTCTTCAGTCCTCTTCAGAGGACTTTAGCTATTAGGCAGGGGTTTTAACCCCTGACGGGCTTTCGGATGGCAGTTGACACCAATGGGCAATGCTGCGCCCCTATTGCTAATTTGTAGATGCCTATAAAAAAGCTAGTACCCAGGGCGGCTGTAAATAAGCCGATCCAAAAGGCTATGCTGTCTTCTATACTGGTATGTCACCTGTAATCAAGCCTAGAGACCTGAATCAACTATCATGCGAACCCACTATTGCGGCCAACTCCTAAGCGATCGTATTGGAGAGACTGTTACCCTGTGCGGATGGGTAGACCGTCGGCGCGATCACGGTGGCGTTATTTTTCTGGATTTGCGCGATCGCACCGGACTTGTGCAAATTGTCAGCGATCCCCAACGCACGCCAACTTCCTACGAAGCGGCTGACCATTTACGCAGCGAATATGTGGTTAGAATTACGGGGAAAGTGACGCGACGGCCTGAAGATTCCCTCAATCCTAAGTTAGCGACGGGAGAGGTGGAAGTTTATGCACACGAGATTGAGTTATTGAATGCTGTTCGCAAACAGTTACCGTTTCAGGTTTCGACGGCGGAAACTGAAAGCGTGCGCGAAGACTTGCGGTTGAAGTATCGATATTTGGATTTGCGGCGCGATCGCATGAGTCGTAATTTGCAACTCCGCCACCAAGTAGTTAAAGCAATCCGCCGTCACCTCGAAGATGCGGAAAATTTCATCGAAGTAGAAACGCCAATTTTAACTCGTTCTACTCCCGAAGGTGCGAGAGATTATCTAGTTCCCAGCCGCGTCAATCCGGGGGAATGGTACGCTTTGCCACAGTCGCCGCAGTTGTTTAAACAATTATTGATGGTTTCTGGTTTTGACAGATATTATCAGATTGCCAGATGTTTTCGCGATGAAGATTTGCGGGCCGACAGACAGCCAGAATTTACTCAATTAGACATGGAAATGAGCTTCATGTCTCTGGAAGAAATCCTCGAATTAAATGAAGGTTTAACCTGTCACATATTCAAAACTGTTAAAGGGATTGATTTACACCTTCCTTTCCCCCGTTTAACCTATGCTGAAGCGATGGGACGCTACGGCAGCGATAAACCAGATACTCGCTTTGGATTAGAATTAGTCGATGTTTCCGACTTAATGAAAGATTCCGGGTTTAAGGTATTTTCGGGTGCTGTAGCCTCTGGCGGGATTGTGAAAGTATTGCCAATTCCCGGCGGGAATGATGCCATCTCAAATGTACGAATTAAACCAGGCGGTGACTTATTCAAAGAAGCCAACGAAGCAGGCGCAAAGGGTTTAGCTTATATTCGCGTCCGGGATAACGGCGAAATCGATACGATTGGCGCAATTAAAGATAACCTGAAAGAGGAACAAAAGCAAGAATTACTCACTCGCACGGGTGCAGAACCTGGTCATTTACTATTATTTGGTGCTGGTGATGCGCCAACTGTCAATAAGACTTTAGATCGGTTGCGTTTAGCCGTTGGTCAAGAGCTAGGATTGATTGATAAGGATAAAATGAATCTGTTGTGGGTGACAGATTTTCCAATGTTTGAATGGAATGCTGATGAGAAGCGTTTAGAGGCATTACATCACCCGTTTACTGCACCGCATCCTGATGATATTAACGATCTGAAGACGGCGCGAGCCCAAGCTTACGATTTAGTCTTAAATGGCACTGAAGTCGGCGGCGGTTCTCGTAGAATTTATCAGCGGGAAATTCAGGAAAAAGTGTTTGAGGCGATTGGATTATCGACAGAGGAAGCTTACAATAAGTTTGGCTTTTTGTTAGATGCCTTTGAGTACGGTACGCCGCCTCACGGGGGAATTGCTTACGGTTTGGATCGATTGGTGATGCTATTAGCTGGTGAGGAGTCGATCCGCGATGTAATTGCCTTTCCGAAGACGCAGCAGGCGGGGTGTTTGTTAACGAATGCGCCGTCTGGGGTGGATGATAAACAGTTGAAAGAGTTGCACGTTCAATCAACTGCTAAGCCGAAGGTTTAGTGTTATGAAACATCTCGATAATTTGACTATCCATCGGTTCCGAGGCCTGCGAGATTTGACCTTGCAGGACTTGGGACAGATTAACTTATTGGTTGGCGCGAACAACTCAGGTAAAACCAGTGTTTTGGAAGCAATATCAACTTATTGCCGTCCCTTAGATCCTCTGGAATGGCTGAATACATCATGGCGGCGTGAGATTAAATATTCTCGCAAACCTCAGTTGGATGCTTTGAAGTGGTTGTTTCCTCAAAATAGAGAAGTAGATCAAGCTGATTTGTACGAGGGGGAAACGTATGTTTCTGGGAATGGCGATTTTCCTGTCAGAGAATCTAGGGCAATTTACCAAGAATTTGAAGGATTTTACGAGTTAAATGACAAGGAAAATAACACTGAATCTGAAATAGAAAGTGACGGAATAGAAAGTGACAATATTCTCCGGGGTGCTGAGTTAGAACTAAATGTTACAACAAGTTTTGATCCAGGTGAAGAATTATCCGTAACTTTTGAAATCTGGGAAAATCAGCGTTTTATTAATAGGAAGAATCGCTCAACAGCCGTACTACCAATTGATACAGTAACACCATTCTCTCACCGCATAGAACAGTTACAAATTAGCTTGCTATCAGAAGCTGTTTTTCTGGGAATTAAACCGGAAGTAATAAAATTACTTCAATTAATGGATTCAGAAATTACTGATTTAGTAATTTTATCCCCAACTGGTAAACGTCCTAGTCTATATATCGACCATAAACGAATAGGTATTTCACCTCTAAGTATTTTTGGTGACGGGGTGCGGCGTTTGCTGTTCATCGCTTTAACACTGATAAAAGTCAGAGATGGAGTTTTACTGATTGATGAAATAGAAACAGCAATTCATACTGAAGCACTTCGCAGTTCCTTTTCGTGGATTGTACAATGGTGCAAACAGATGAACGTGCAGTTATTTGCAACTACCCACAGTTTAGAAACAATTGATGCAATCTTGGATGCTAGCAATTTGGAGACGGACTTAGTTCTTTATCGTTTAGAGAAGGAAGAGTTACAAACTAAAGCAGTTAGAATTGAACGGGAGAGACTGCAAAGATTGCGGGAGGATTTGGGTCAGGAGGTTCGCGTGTGAAGTATGTCATTATTGGAGTAGAAGGGCCACACGATCAGGCATTTACAGGTAAGGTTCTCAAGCTTTTAGGTTTTAAAGATTTTCGGGAAGATTTGAAAGGATTAAAGTCAAGTTTAGATCCTTTCTGGCGCAAATTTATTCCTATTTATCCCAAACAAGGAAATTTGTACAAACGTCTTGATATGCCTTCTATTTTGTTTAATGATACTATCTCAGTAGCAATTTATGCAGGTGAGGGAAGCAACCTTGTGACTACTTTAGATGATATTTTATTCAATAATCCTGAATATCAAACAGACTTGGGTGCATTTGGTATAGTTGCCGATTGTGACAAGTCAAATCCCATTCAAATTGTAACAAAATATAGTAATTGCTTACAAAAATACTTTCCTAATTTTCCCAACCAAGCCGGTGAGGTAGACATCAATATTCCGAGAACAGGAATTTATGTGTTGCCAGATAATGCTTCACAAGGCGTACTTGATACTTTGCTTTGCAGTTGTGGAGAGACAGCTTACCCCGTTTACATGGAGAGAGCTCGTTCGTATCTAGATAAATTTTCTGAAGAAGAGATGAAATCTTTAAAATGGAAAAATTTTGATTGCAACAAAGCTTTACTCGCTACTGTTGTCAGCGTTCTCAAACCGGGGAAGACTAATACGGCAAGTATTGCTGATAATAATTGGGTGAGTGAGGAGACGCAGCAGCAAGTTCCGGCGTTGGCAATTTTTATTGAGTTTTTGAAGCAACTTTTGGAATTGAGTTAATAAGAGGGCGATCGCATTTATTTTGAGAGTGCGATCGCGTCACAGATCAAGGGCGATAGCCCTGTAATTTTTCCTGTCTGCTAAGTATGTTAAAATTATGGAAGTTCAACCACGAGAAATACAGAACTACCTGAAAAAAACTCAAATTCCCAACAAGTAGAAGCTACCATGAATACTTGATTTCTTCTCGAAAAACCCCCGAAAGTGTGGCGGGCTATATCGAGGTGATGTTGGAATTGAAGTTAGAAGATCCTGAACCTGAATTGCTACGAGCAGGATTTAAAGATGTGATGCTTTTCAATCTTGATCTTAAAAAAATAGATTGTCTTCAGTTAGATCGACACTCAGTTAGTGGATGGCAAAAATTGCAGGTTGACAATAATAGTAACAGCAAAGGCAGTTAGGAACTCATTAATTGCTCAAACCCTCTTCTAACTTCTTCCCTTAGCCCCTAACCCCTAGCCCCTAGCCCCTAGAATTAGGCTATTTTGCGATTGCGACGACGACGAGCGATCGCCATTCCACCAGCGCCAAGTGCCATACCAACCATAGTAATTGGTTCGGGTACTGCTTGGGCCGAAACTGTGAAGTCGTTGTAGTCGCCGTCACCCCACAGGGTATCCTCGAAGGAAATTGCCACAGGAGCACCAAAGGGACTTGCTGAGGTTTGGCTACCCGCACTATCGTAATTTACTCCCTCGGAACCACCAGTAGAATTAAACACCACTTGCTGGCTACCGCCATTGTGACTGCTTGTAGAGAATACAGTCGGTATGCTACTGCCCCACAAAGTACTGGTGAGTCCTAAGCTATAGACTTGGTTAGCAAGAAATGTGAAGCTTGCGGTAGCAGAACCAACTAAGTTAGTGGCAGTTCCTAACCAGCTATTCGTACCATAACTATTGCCTTGATATCCTGCATCTGCGGTATTTGCTTTTGTAAACAGGCTTTTTAGCAGGACTTGATTGGCGTTATAAACTCCCAAGGAAGATATGGCTGCTCCCTGAGACTTAAGGAATGTAAAGTTAACAGTGGTATCCTGGTCAAAACTAATGCCTGTAGTTCCAAAAGTGGCAGCGTTGGCTGATGTTGTTATACTCAGCATCGCAGTTAGGGCTGCGGCGGCTGCTAGTGTTACTTTAGTCAAATCTATAGTTTTCATAATTTTGCCTCTTCCTGGTAAGCCCTGTTCATAATTTCTATTATGGCCGATCCGATCGTGAATATTAACAGAATTCAGGAGGTTTCACGGAATCTTCACAGAAATTGAGCCTTTTATGAAATTGACAAAAAATTAGTGAATGAATCTTTGCTGATGCTCGTAAGAGCGTAGTTTTTCTAGATCATCATGCTCCGTGAAGCTACGGACTCTGTGTCTAAGTTTGTCTTGAATAAGCCTGGGCGAGTTCCTGCTTCTCAGTGATTTTACGGACTTAGTGCCTAAGTTTGTCTCAAATGAACCCTTAGCCTGATTAAGGATTGGCAAAAGTATTGATTTCGCCTCCGCCAATATAGCGTCCGGGAATGGGACGGGGTAATGAGACTGGCTCGCTGGTAGGCCCAATCGGTTGCCATGTCTGATTTACTTGGTTAGAGGTAGCTCCAAAGTTAGGGTTAGGTGATGAAACGGATGGAAATCCTAGATTTCCTGAATTGGTAGAGTTGGAGTTAATTACTTTGCTTCCCTGAATGGCACTAGGAAAAGCTGATTGCCCGAAATTGTTTGGGAGTGATGATTCTATCCCTGGTACTGTTGATGGAGGTGTGGGTAGTGTAATAGGTTGAACTTCTGGAATAGGATCTGAGCTATGCAAATTGGTCTGGTAAGGATTGTTACCCTGATTATTTGGATAGGAATTGTGGGACTGGTTAATTTGATAGGGGTTAGTTAGGGGGTTAATTGGAGCAGGGCTATTGAGTTGGATGCTACTTGTTGGCTGGGGAGTTAGGGTCGTGCTGGGTATACTTGGATTGAACCCCGGAAAAAGTTCTGGAGTAGTTGCAGGAGGGTTTGAAAATGGAGGTTGATTAGCTGTTAAAACCGGATTTGCAGTTGGTTTCAAAGGAGAATTACCAGAGTTGGTAACATCAGAAGTCTGGGCTGTTTTTTGAGGGGGAGAGTTAGCCGATCTGTATTTTTCCATTGCTGCTTGTAGAGGACTTACAGATAACGAATTTGGGCTGGGCTTTCCAGAATTGGGGGAATTGGTAGCAGATACGGAAGTGCCTGTGGCTGGAGATGCAGATTCTTTCGCCAACTCCCCGCCTACAGCAGAATTAGTCAAATTAGCAGCAGAATTGGAATTAAACAGATTCTTATTACCGGATATGGGGACAGTTGTAATTTCGGAGTCGGGAAGGGCGAAATATCTGTCGGTAAAGGAGGAGTTGGGAGCGATATCTGGTTTTGCAGTTTCCAAGCGGCGATCGCGAACTTCATCAAACAAACCCTTCGCGATCAGCACGGGACTATTGAGTAAAACAGAACTTGCACTGGAGCGGTTTAACTGGTTTACCAAGACTGGCACTGTGTCGATATCGGCGGCAATCATCCTGTCTTCGAGAGATAGCCCGATATTTCGCTCTGTAGTAGTTGAGGAAGTAATTTCTTCCTCGTCAAGGTTCAACCATTCTGGATGTACTGACACTTCCCAGAGAAATAATCCACCTACAGCAAAAATTACCGTTGGTATCCACACTGTAGGCTGAGTCAAGGGTCGAAACTGGGCTGCGAGATGGCGGATAGATGTAGGGAGTAGTTTAAAAGCAGACATAGTTTTAGGAATTAAAAATTAAAAATTAAAGATTGAAAATAGGTAATTACGATCTGGTCAGAGTTGTCACTAAGTTGCTAAGATTGTTTAATTGGGTAATGGTTGAGTTTTTTTTGATTCTGAGTTGGGATTTAGAAAAATATTTGACTCTATCCTAATATATCATAAGTACAGCGATCGCTAATGTATGGGGTGTCAGCAGCGATTCGGGAAAGTGTAAACAGCAAGCCGATTGCTTGCTGAAAAGAACAAACAGGGGATGTGAGATTTTCACTATGAAAAAAATAGTAGAAGTTGTAGCGGATCGAGAGGCGCTCACACAGCGATCGCTCGAAGTTATCCGCTCTCAAATGCAAGCAGCCATAGCAGAACGCGGCATCTG contains:
- a CDS encoding PhoX family protein, with product MSQITRRQLLIFFGSSAAASVLAPQLSQKLLGDSAVAQAQVPLTFTPVRLPHPLPIYQKRSSFIPTGIEKGTIAPASADTKLVNYTVMDDVIVPPEYERYVIVRWGDRVFPDRADYFGYNCDYTAFIPNRGSDSDGYLWVNHEYVSYPMSKVAPAETTEDLTAFPTTDRTVLGLDLSVKNRATLGEFMYNLGGSILRIVKTSDRFQVVPSDSKNRRIHGLSGLAINSQRSDQYKNVTSWGNRQGDNNFLYGTGPAATQVFEQVNSDGLGNRIIGTAYNCSGGTTPWGTILSGEENFQGSELFFVGVQENIKPNGSQTSYINGTTGSEFGLTGEKYGWMVEVDPAEPNFRPRKHTWLGRFRHENIAIRAEAGGRLVAYMGDDRRGGHTWKFVSNGTIGDINDKSNSGLFENGTLYVARYNRDFTGEWIPLTLNARTNPIAPSILAEAEIASLGQAQRNAPFRLPKRKGIAGQTDDGGSFVVDTTNEAKVLSDYRNKTLADFYTSQGAVLVDAFLAANLIGGTPTARPEDLEINPLTKEVFIAYTDGAPGSDGYPDSRIFVVAKYNRNVNSVQQSGGLYKIIENSADGTGTTFRWQRFAQGGEAGAKDGAGFASVDNILFDRQGNVWGVTDMSTGTHNGFDVGAAGKPNSIDHSKSGNIAEFTGIFGNNWLFMIPTTGANAGEVIPFAYGPNRCEMTGPTLVGNTLILAVQHPGEDCPIDDGTVLQRSIEMLDLNGSLFTQTRVVLRGSSWPSNIEKDARLVPRPSVVGIRRVDSNSRFI
- the aspS gene encoding aspartate--tRNA ligase, with amino-acid sequence MRTHYCGQLLSDRIGETVTLCGWVDRRRDHGGVIFLDLRDRTGLVQIVSDPQRTPTSYEAADHLRSEYVVRITGKVTRRPEDSLNPKLATGEVEVYAHEIELLNAVRKQLPFQVSTAETESVREDLRLKYRYLDLRRDRMSRNLQLRHQVVKAIRRHLEDAENFIEVETPILTRSTPEGARDYLVPSRVNPGEWYALPQSPQLFKQLLMVSGFDRYYQIARCFRDEDLRADRQPEFTQLDMEMSFMSLEEILELNEGLTCHIFKTVKGIDLHLPFPRLTYAEAMGRYGSDKPDTRFGLELVDVSDLMKDSGFKVFSGAVASGGIVKVLPIPGGNDAISNVRIKPGGDLFKEANEAGAKGLAYIRVRDNGEIDTIGAIKDNLKEEQKQELLTRTGAEPGHLLLFGAGDAPTVNKTLDRLRLAVGQELGLIDKDKMNLLWVTDFPMFEWNADEKRLEALHHPFTAPHPDDINDLKTARAQAYDLVLNGTEVGGGSRRIYQREIQEKVFEAIGLSTEEAYNKFGFLLDAFEYGTPPHGGIAYGLDRLVMLLAGEESIRDVIAFPKTQQAGCLLTNAPSGVDDKQLKELHVQSTAKPKV
- a CDS encoding AAA family ATPase; translation: MKHLDNLTIHRFRGLRDLTLQDLGQINLLVGANNSGKTSVLEAISTYCRPLDPLEWLNTSWRREIKYSRKPQLDALKWLFPQNREVDQADLYEGETYVSGNGDFPVRESRAIYQEFEGFYELNDKENNTESEIESDGIESDNILRGAELELNVTTSFDPGEELSVTFEIWENQRFINRKNRSTAVLPIDTVTPFSHRIEQLQISLLSEAVFLGIKPEVIKLLQLMDSEITDLVILSPTGKRPSLYIDHKRIGISPLSIFGDGVRRLLFIALTLIKVRDGVLLIDEIETAIHTEALRSSFSWIVQWCKQMNVQLFATTHSLETIDAILDASNLETDLVLYRLEKEELQTKAVRIERERLQRLREDLGQEVRV
- a CDS encoding DUF3226 domain-containing protein — protein: MKYVIIGVEGPHDQAFTGKVLKLLGFKDFREDLKGLKSSLDPFWRKFIPIYPKQGNLYKRLDMPSILFNDTISVAIYAGEGSNLVTTLDDILFNNPEYQTDLGAFGIVADCDKSNPIQIVTKYSNCLQKYFPNFPNQAGEVDINIPRTGIYVLPDNASQGVLDTLLCSCGETAYPVYMERARSYLDKFSEEEMKSLKWKNFDCNKALLATVVSVLKPGKTNTASIADNNWVSEETQQQVPALAIFIEFLKQLLELS
- a CDS encoding PEP-CTERM sorting domain-containing protein yields the protein MKTIDLTKVTLAAAAALTAMLSITTSANAATFGTTGISFDQDTTVNFTFLKSQGAAISSLGVYNANQVLLKSLFTKANTADAGYQGNSYGTNSWLGTATNLVGSATASFTFLANQVYSLGLTSTLWGSSIPTVFSTSSHNGGSQQVVFNSTGGSEGVNYDSAGSQTSASPFGAPVAISFEDTLWGDGDYNDFTVSAQAVPEPITMVGMALGAGGMAIARRRRNRKIA